In the genome of Lacerta agilis isolate rLacAgi1 chromosome 2, rLacAgi1.pri, whole genome shotgun sequence, one region contains:
- the FBXW12 gene encoding F-box/WD repeat-containing protein 12 has protein sequence MSAETLTLDCIIHLFSYLEPPDLLRAAQVNKTWNEAAETSSLWRNMCLRRWAFCNISVIPGMQTWKKYYLHRSNLEHKKISGRPSVDYTCKAMRGHTGTITGMAYLSENEHTFATGNVKSVVCTASSDGTVRAWNVQEGTEIWSSPQQENGLQNIATFPSYKLVATIDCHGIIKLWHGGTGEELAVFSVSSSSCSVVAYTINSKPFLTVGTERGKLYTLAAADLSQISSTQLFQNCGIDSLLCSPDGLWIVARPTDNALPPKVVYTHSATNSVDDELLSSPLPIRGQCLDTCWLPAEPARVAALHVEETNFHIVSLDIHIEKSKYKMSITARQVADFTLPAQLRIGETIMKGFGKQTILLATGPELKLYTLSGTELMAFKDHHNSITAIWVDPFHVVTSSMDLSLRVYSWKNDNKSSLLNGRYHLLGGSHRWSNGFRSVACDDVSIVGVVAGNGDILRAYSFNL, from the exons ATGAGCGCTGAGACGCTGACCCTGGACTGCATCATCCACCTGTTCTCATACCTGGAGCCACCGGATCTACTCAGAGCAGCCCAAGTGAATAAG ACATGGAATGAAGCTGCAGAGACCTCTTCTCTTTGGAG AAATATGTGTCTAAGACGATGGGCCTTCTGCAATATCTCAGTGATCCCAGGAATGCAGACGTGGAAAAAGTACTATCTCCATCGCTCTAATCTTGAGCATAAAAAGATATCTGGACGGCCTTCAGTTGATTACACATGTAAAGCAATGAGAGGACATACAG GAACGATAACTGGTATGGCTTACCTATCAGAGAACGAGCACACATTTGCAACAGGAAATGTCAAGTCTGTTGTGTGTACCGCTTCTTCTGATGGCACAGTCAGGGCATGGAACGTCCAAGAG GGTACAGAGATTTGGTCAAGTCCCCAGCAGGAAAATGGACTGCAAAACATTGCCACGTTTCCTTCATATAAATTGGTGGCTACAATAGACTGTCATGGAATAATCAAACTCTGGCACGGAGGGACAGGGGAAGAGCTTGCAGTGTTTTCAGTATCATCCTCATCATGCTCTGTGGTTGCCTACACAATAAACAGCAAGCCATTCTTAACG GTAGGCACCGAAAGAGGTAAACTCTATACATTAGCAGCTGCCGATTTAAGCCAAATTTCATCCACACAACTGTTCCAAAACTGTGGCATAGATTCATTACTTTGTTCCCCTGATGGTCTATGGATAGTTGCTCGCCCTACAGATAATGCTTTACCACCAAAG GTGGTTTATACACATTCTGCAACTAATTCTGTAGATGACGAACTGTTATCTAGTCCTCTTCCGATCAGAGGTCAGTGCCTTGACACCTGCTGGTTACCAGCAGAACCAGCAAGAGTAGCTGCACTGCATGTTGAAGAGACGAATTTTCACATTGTGAGCTTAGATATACACATTGAGAAGTCTAAATATAAAATGAGTATTACAG CTCGACAGGTTGCAGACTTCACGTTACCAGCACAACTACGGATTGGAGAGACGATTATGAAAGGATTTGGCAAACAGACTATTCTTTTAGCAACTGGACCAGAGCTGAAATTATACACTCTGTCAGGAACTGAATTAATGGCTTTCAAAGATCACCACAATTCTATTACAGCAATCTGGGTG GATCCTTTTCATGTTGTCACATCATCCATGGACCTCTCACTTCGTGTGTACTCCTGGAAAAATGACAACAAATCTTCTTTGCTGAACGGTCGCTACCACTTACTAGGAGGATCCCACAGATGGTCAAA TGGCTTTAGAAGTGTGGCTTGTGATGATGTGAGCATTGTTGGTGTGGTGGCTGGAAATGGAGACATCTTAAGAGCATACTCCTTTAACTTGTAA